From a region of the Odontesthes bonariensis isolate fOdoBon6 chromosome 4, fOdoBon6.hap1, whole genome shotgun sequence genome:
- the LOC142378106 gene encoding NLR family CARD domain-containing protein 3-like, with the protein MPVCEITETFFFLLETDLMVTVPEPQPATLYQQMLQSNFQDTFMCAREGWAEDKQRLVDIYTELYITAGCDVHMNTQHEVRQIEGARKPAEPEKAVRPRDMFKHPPGEYRPVKTVLTNGIAGIGKTLLVQKFVLDWAEHRSNQDVHLIFPFTFRQLNPLQGGEFSLAQLIHECIPETVDIREEALNHIFTALQSSGNSNYDKSKFKLLFVLDGLDESRLHLDLHAEDVGSVDVTKPTAAGVLLRKLISGKLLRSARLWITTRPAAANQIPREFVCCVTEVRGFTDPQKEEYFRKRFRDEEQASRIISHIQTSRSLHIMCHIPVFCWITATVLEDVLDTREGAELPSTLTEMYIHFLVVQAKVKKLKHDGGAATDPHWSPESREMIESLGKLAFEQLQKGNLIFYESDLTECGIDISAASVYSAVFTQIFRKERGLYREKVFCFIHLSVQEFLAALHVHLTFINSGLNLMEEQPKWFKLFKDKKDLKHLHQSAVIKALESPNGHLDLFLRFLLGLSLQTNQRLLRGLLTQTGSSSQTNQETVCYIKKKISEDLSAERSINLFHCLNELKDRSLVEQIQQALSSGSLSTDKLSPAQWSALVFILLSSGKHLDVFDLNKYSASEEALLRLLPVVKASNKAVLSGCNLSERSCAALSSALSSQSSSLTQLDLSNNDLQDSGVKQLSDGLKSPNCDLKAFRLSGCNLSERSCAALSSALSSQSSSLTQLDLSNNNLQDSGVKQLSDGLKSPNCELEALSLSGCLITEEGCASLAEAVTSNPSHLRELDLSYNHPGASGGKLLRAALKDPHTLRVEPAGERWLTPGLRKYSCRLTIDTNTVSRRLKLSDNNRKVSWVEEFQSYPDHPDRFDGWPHLLCRNVLTGRCYWEVEWRRGVELSVSYRGISRRGGGRDCLFGCNDQSWSLRCSGDDYYGGYSIRHNNRETSISPSSSSSSSSSSSSSSSSSSSSSSSSSSSSSSSVCNRAAVYVDRPAGTLSFYRVSSDTLIHLHTFSTTFTEEPLHPGFTVLTTDCWLSLC; encoded by the exons ACTGAAActttcttctttctgttggagacAGATTTAATGGTTACAGTTCCTGAGCCGCAGCCCGCCACACTTTACCAACAGATGCTTCAGTCCAACTTCCAGGACACGTTCATGTGTGCACGGGAAGGCTGGGCGGAGGATAAACAGCGTCTGGTGGATATCTACACAGAGCTGTACATCACAGCAGGGTGCGACGTGCACATGAACACGCAGCACGAGGTCCGACAGATCGAGGGGGCGAGGAAGccggcagagccggagaaagCAGTGAGACCCAGAGACATGTTCAAACATCCTCCTGGAGAATACAGACCCGTAAAAACTGTGCTGACCAATGGAATAGCAGGAATTGGAAAAACCCTCCTGGTGCAGAAGTTTGTGTTGGACTGGGCCGAACACAGATCCAATCAGGATGTGCACCTCATCTTCCCCTTCACCTTCCGTCAGCTGAACCCTCTGCAGGGAGGAGAGTTCAGTTTGGCACAACTCATTCATGAATGCATCCCAGAAACCGTGGACATCAGAGAGGAGGCTCTGAACCACATCTTCACCGCTCTGCAGTCATCGGGAAACAGCAACTACGACAAGAGCAAATTCAAGCTGCTGTTTGTGTTGGACGGACTGGATGAGAGCCGCCTTCATCTGGACCTTCACGCTGAAGACGTCGGCTCTGTGGACGTAACGAAGCCGACTGCAGCCGGCGTGCTGCTGAGGAAGCTCATCAGCGGGAAACTGTTACGCTccgctcgcctctggataaccacacgacccgCGGCGGCCAATCAGATCCCTCGAGAGTTCGTCTGCTGCGTGAcggaggtcagagggttcaccgaccctcagaaggaggagtacttcaggaagaggttcagagacgaggagcaggccagcaggatcatctcccacatccagacgtcccgaagcctccacatcatgtgccacatcccggtcttctgctggatcactgctacagttctggaggatgtgttggacaccagagagggagcagagctgcccagcaccctgactgagatgtacatccacttcctggtggttcaggccaaagtgaagaagctcaagcatgatggaggagctgcgacagatccacactggagtccagagagcagggagatgattgagtctcttggaaaactggcttttgagcagctgcagaaaggaaacctgatcttctatgagtcagacctgacagagtgtggcatcgatatctcagcagcctcagtgtactcagcagtgttcacacagatctttagaaaggagagagggctgtaccgggagaaggtgttctgcttcatccatctgagtgttcaggagtttctggctgctcttcatgtccatctgaccttcatcaactctggactcaacctgatggAGGAACAACCAAAGTGGTTTAAATTattcaaagacaaaaaagacCTAAAACATCTCCACCAGAGTGCTGTGATTaaggccttagagagtccaaacggacacctggacctgttcctccgcttcctcctgggtctttccctgcagaccaatcagaggctcctacgaggcctgctgacacagacaggaagtagctcacagaccaatcaggaaacagtctgttacatcaagaagaagatcagtgaggatctgtctgcagagagaagcatcaatctgttccactgtctgaatgaactgaaggatcgttctctggtggagcagatccaacaggccctgagttcaggaagtctctccacagataaactgtctcctgctcagtggtcagctctggtcttcatcttactgtcatcaggaaaacatctggatgtgtttGACCTGAATaaatactctgcttcagaggaggctcttctgaggctgctgccagtggtcaaagcctccaacaaagctgt ACTGAgcggctgtaacctctcagagagaagctgtgcagctctgtcctcagctctcagctcccagtcctccagcctgacacaactggacctgagtaacaacgacctgcaggattcaggagtgaagcagctgtctgatggactgaagagtccaaactgtgaCCTGAAAGCTTTCAG ACTGAgcggctgtaacctctcagagagaagctgtgcagctctgtcctcagctctcagctcccagtcctccagcctgacacaactggacctgagtaacaacaacctgcaggattcaggagtgaagcagctgtctgatggactgaagagtccaaactgtgagctggaagctctcag cctgtcaggctgtctgatcacagaggaaggctgtgcttctctggctgaagctgtgacctccaacccctcccatctgagagagctggacctgagctacaaccatccaggagcctcaggagggaagctgctgagggctgcactgaaggatccacacacactcag ggtggagcctgctggagaacgatggctgacaccagggctgaggaagt attcctgccgactcacaatcgacacaaacacagtgagcaggagactgaaactgtctgacaacaacaggaaggtgtCATGGGTGGAGGAGtttcagtcatatcctgatcatccagacaggtttgatGGCTGGCCTCAcctgctgtgtagaaatgttctgactggtcgctgttactgggaggtcgagtggagacGAGGAGTTGAAttatcagtgagttacagaggaatcagcaggagaggaggaggcagagactGTTTGTTTGGATGtaatgatcagtcctggagtctgagGTGCTCTGGGGATGATTACTATGGAGGTTACTCTATCAGGCACAATAACAGAGAAACATCcatctccccctcctcctcctcctcctcctcctcctcctcctcctcctcctcctcctcctcctcctcctcctcctcctcctcctcctcctcctcctcctcctctgtctgtaacagagcagcagtgtatgtggaccgtcctgctggcactctgtccttctacagagtctcctctgacacactgatccacctccacaccttcagcaccacattcactgaagaacctctgcatcctgggTTTACAGTCCTGACAACTGATTGctggttgtctctgtgctga